The genomic region TTGGGTAGCTAGCCTGCCAAGGCGAGACTTTTGGGAGCACCTCTAGCGTTGAATAAGCGTCCTTCGGGCTGACCGGTACAAGACCGGTTCCTGGATTCACAGAATGCCCATGTCATTGCTCCAGTGTGCGGGGCATTAGGATGCCACGCTAATTCGTCGGTGGCGAAGTCGAGTGAACCAAAGAAAATGGTACGCCTCAAAGCCAGTCTGCCGCCGCTAAACAATGAAGAAACCATCTGCATCATTGCTTCGATAGACGCTAGCCTCATTGTGGGCGCCAACCGTTGTGGCGCAAACTCCGAAAGCATGTATAGGAGTTAGAATGTAGAGGCATAGAGGCTACCGAAGATGCAAATGGTCGTAAAGACAAGGTTTATtgttgttttctctcttgtgtATAAGGATGAATACAAATGGTGCAAACCTCAGCCTGGTGCCCCTGccttggcttatatagagtgcgtcatGGAGGGTTACAGCGGTTGGTGTTAATGCTAGTGGTAATGGATCATTGATGGTCGAGTGTTATTACATAAGGTGACGATAGCAATTAAGGCGTAGTGGAGCTCGTGGGTAACATCCCTCTTAATTGCTTGTTTGCTGAACTCCCGTTTGCTCCCGGCTGATGGATTGGTATCAACTGACGGCTCACGTCCGTTTGATTGCTCCGCATGAATGGAACATGACCACATGTGTTGTTATCTGCACCATGACATCTTTGGGCATGAACCTTCTGTTGGGTCGTCTTGTTGTCGTGGGCCTACCCGGTTGGGATTCTCTCGTCACTAATATTGCGCTGACGTCTCTCCGAGAGGTCACCAAAGTGAACTATCGTTCCCTATGGGAGGTCATCCGAGCGAATGCAGCGATTTGGAAGTATTCAGTAAAAAAAACTAACAGTGAACACATAAAAATTGCCTTGCTAAAACAGGTTATTTGTCGCGCTATTGTATACATATCTGTCATGCTGTAGAGAAAACATAACCATGCTAGCAAACAGATTGTTAGGAATTTATCATGCTACAACAGAGTAATTGTTATGCGTTTTCAGGGGTTGCATGCCATGATGCAACGTGAAGAATTCTTAGCCTAATTTTTTCCAACTTATTCAGAAGTTATCATgttggcaaaaaaaaaaaacttgccATGCTACATCAAAGGGAACATTTGAAAATTGTAAACAAAACATGTCATCCGGTTTAGTGCCGTTAACTTATAGTTTGCTCggaccaacctgtggttggatggttagagggactgtggtatccccaacccatcagagttcaaatcctgatgctcgtATTTGTTCTTaagtgacttcataaatttcaagatgatatgtcggtgCAGTCTTTCAGAGATGCTCATAagagtagggtgtgcgtgtgtgcgttcatagaggtgagtgtatgcgcgtgtatatgaacgTTTGTATCTGTATTAATGTTCAAAAAAAACTTGTAGTTCGCTCGGATGGGTGTGAACCGTTTAGTGTCGTCAACTCATAGTTCACGAAGATGGGTGTGTGTGAGCAACCAGTGATTGACATCAGTGGCGTATCTAGGGGGTggacagggtggtccatggaccaccctggaatttcccCATAATATATATAGCATagagaaaaatatatttttataataaataaatatatttatgTGAATATTTTGCATTGGTGGACCACCCTGGCATGTTGGGCTAGCTACGCCACTGATTGACATGTGTCTTTGCTTTGAAATTCTTAAACACGTCACAGCGCGGTCGCTAAAAAAACCTCTTGATCAATAACATTTGGAAAATAGAACCACAACAGTCACCGGTTCATAAGAAGTTACCCTCTCCATTTCCTGTTACCCCCCATATAAGATTAGTCCAAAATCACATTAGtaatgtttgaccaactttatattaaaatatcaacatctataatGCTAAAGATATACAATATGGAAATTAATTTCATAATTATAAATttggtattgtgaatgtttatattttctcttaaacttgatcaaagtttatgaagtttgacttagaCAAAGCTTATATTATGTGGAGTTAAAGGAAACAAAGGTAGTATTATCTAAATTATCCGAAACTGGAAAAACTGAATCACCCAGTAATGGTCGAGCGCTGAACTGTAAATATCCATACAACTAGTCTCAAGATAAAACGGTATCCAGGAATAAGACTCCGGTAGGTAGAAATACCTAGTGCAACAGTGTCTAGGAGCAGAGCACAAATATTTACAGTTCCGCCAAAACTTGTGGTAGGGTATGATGGACCATCAAGCTCGGCGCTTGCTGAGACGCCATGAGTTGGGCTCGTGGTACCTGTCGTACAGAGGCTCAATCCTTTCCTGTCGCTTCCTCTTGCTCATCTTGGTTGGATCTGCGCCCTTGTAGAATCTTGGCGCTAACTCCACTAACCATTTCGGGTCAACCACGGTCACCTCCCTCATATACTCCTTGGTCGTCATTACAAGCTCGTGGTAAATGACCCAATCTGGTTGGCGCTGGAACAGCGCACTGCTTGGGTGAATGTACACTGGCTGGTTCTCCACCAAGGTTCTGTAGCCTTCCTGGGGATCTTTCCTGGCAGCATGGAAAAAGAAGCCGGCAGTGATTGCTTTCCTTATTTTCATGAAGTTCTTCCCAGCAGCGACAACATCCAACTTATATCTGCAGATACATCGGCAAATATGTTAGCGCACAAACAAAATCATATCAAGCTCTAGGACAATAGATCGAACAACACACCTCTACCATTGGATAGGCAATGAATGCAAGTTGTCTGAACATTTGATAACGAAAGCACAATGAAACAAGCCATGGATAGGTCTCCAAAAAAAACCATCTTCACTAATTCCTTTGTGAAATGTTTTTGTATACAACACTACAATGTTTTTTAACGAAGGATCCAAATTAGCAGACCACACAAATATTGGTATTTATCCCTGACTGTCTACAGTATGCACCCGCAGAAACCAGGCATTAATTCCAATTCAATATCCACATGCAACAGTTATGCAACTTATAGTGGACCTAATACACTGCATGGTTCATTTTTACCCTCTTATAAGTAATCTTTGCATAATCTTTTGCATCAGTATTATGAGCGTAGGTTTTTATCCCTGTCTTCAGTATATTCTCGTCATAATTATTGCATATAAATTAGGCATACTGATTGTATTTGATGTGATGAGTACTGCTAATCTGCTTTGAATTTGATTAATAGAAATCTACTAAGGAAAACCTCCATTACACATCTAATGCAGAGGCTCTTCATTCAATTTATTATAATTCAACTAGTTACCTATCCATGATAGTTAGAAGCTGCTTTCTGACATCTTGTGCTCTCCTTAGCGATCTTGACTGAACAAAGTTCTCAAAGCACCAGGGCCCTGAAAAGTTCTTTGCTTTCCAAGCCTCATATACAGCAAGTAGGGTAAGATGATCTCCCTCTGGCTGGAAAAATTTGGCCCTTTTCTGATCAGCTTGAGCCTGTTTTTCTCTAGGCCTATAGAAAATATTCCCCGTTTGAATCATCGCTATAATAGTCAGTATCTCATCACTGCATCCAAGGTCGACGCTAGCTAGTAGCATCTTTGAAAGTGGTGGATCCAGTGGAAATTCAGCCATTTTTCTTCCCAGTTTGGTAAGAAGGCCCTCCTCATCAAGAGCGCCAAGGCTGTAAAGCTGTTCCATAGCAGAGATAAGTGCTTGGGGTGCTGGGGGGTCCATAAAATCAAAGGATAGTAGGTCATTTATCCCCATTGCCTTCATATTAAGAACTGTAGAGCCCAAATTGATCCTTTGAATTTCTGGAATCGTCGTTGGTGACATTTCATTGCGGTAAGCACTTTCAGTGTATAGACGATAACATTTGCCTGGTCCAGTACGGCCAGCACGCCCTGCTCTTTGTTTTGACGATGCTTGTGAGATTGGAGTGATGACCAATGAATCAAGCCCTTGTTTTGAATTATAAACATTGATTTTGGCGAAGCCAGGGTCGATGACATAATATATGCCATCAATGGTTAAAGAAGCTTCAGCAATATTGGTGGCTACGACCACCTTCCTCTTCCCAGGTGGAGCTGGCTCAAAGATCTTTGACTGCATTTCACTAGGCAGAGCGCTATACACAGGCAAAATTATGAGCTCAGGAACATCCTTTCCCAGCCCTTTCATCCTCTCATATAAACATTGACAGGCATGATCAATCTCCTCTTGACCAGTCAAGAAAACAAGGATATCACCCTCTGGCTCTGTCAAGTGGATCTGCAGCACGGTAATCAATGCAGCATCCAAGTAGTCACTTTCTGGTTGTTTGGTGTAGAGTATCTCCACTGGGAATGTTCTTCCCGGAATTGTGAAGATGTTGCAGTTGAAGAAATACCCAGAGAACTTTTCAGCATCAAGGGTAGCAGAAGTAACAATAAGCCTCATGTCAGGTCTACGCTTAACAAGCTGCTTTAGCAAACCGAAGAGAACATCTGTGTGGATGGTCCTTTCGTGCGCTTCATCAAGCATGACTACTGAATACTGGGAAAGGTTCTCATCAACTAAAATTTCACGCAGAAGCATTCCATCGGTCATGTATTTTATCACAGTTTCTGGGCCAGTGCAATCCTCAAAGCGAATGGCATAACCAACTTCCTCTCCCAGTCGACAGCCAAATTCTTCTGCCACTCTCTTTGCAACAGACATTGCAGCCACCCTACGAGGTTGAGTACAGCCAATTTTACCCCTTGTGGTATAACCAGCTTCAGCCAAATATTGTGTCACCTGCGTTGTCTTTCCAGAGCCAGTTTCTCCGATAACAACTAAAACTTGATTATCATGCACAGCTTGAATCAACTCTTTCTTCAACTTGTATATTGGAAGAGTTTGCCTCTGATCTTGTATTGAAAGCTTTGACCTTTGCCCAAACGTTAAAGCTTTTCCATATGCTTCCTTCTTCCATTCTGGCATGTCATAAGCTGATAGACCAACACCTCTAAGCTCCTGTGCAAGGTGTCGCTCACCTGTGTCGGGCATTGGGTCCTCCCATGGCCTATTCAGATCCTTGGGTATCGAGTCCAGCATTGCTCTCTGCTCTTGTTCTCTAACCTCACGGCGCTCCTTGATGAGGGCAGTCTGGAGAGCTGCTGCTCGACTTAATGAACCCTCTGGATTCTTGAAAATCTTAACAGGTGACATGTCAATTGAGAATCTGCTTTGTCCCTGCAAGAACTCTGGTTCATCCTCATTAAGCTCAATCTCCAACTCCTCCTCTGCGCCTTCCTCCTGATACAACATTCCATCACCATCCTCATCAAACTGTGGGTAATCCCTCACATCGAGAACACCCGAAGCAATTAGCTGCTTCGCTTCCCACCTCTCCGGTGAGCTCATCCGCTTGAGGGGACGCCGCGAGATGGGTGCAACCTCATCCTCCTCTGTAATCACAATCCCCGATAGACCCAACCTCCTTCCAGACCCAGCAGCAGCAGCACTACCAACAGATGGGTTAGTCCTTGGAGCATCCTCCACACCACGCTGCATTGGCAGAAGGTCCTTTCCTGTATCCTGATCCACATCCCTCAGTGAGAGACTCAACTTATCTCCCTTTACCGAAACTACCTTCACGAACACCTCCTGATCACGCTTCACCACCTCCTTTGCATTGGTTATCCGTCTGCTTGCCATCTGCGATACATGAACAAGTCCCTCACGGCCACCACGAACATCCTCAAGCTTGACAAAGCAACCGGTGTCCATTACACGGGTCACCCTCCCCCTGTACACCTGGTAAAGCTCAGGCTCGCCACTTGAATTTGTCAGGGTATTCTCTGTCTTCCTTCCTCCAGCCCTTTCCTGCTGTCCCTCCTCCTCATCCACATACCTCCTGCTCCTTCCATGGGCCTTGCCAGTATCCCTGTCCCTTTGCTGGAGGCGGTCCTGGGCCCTCCGACCATTACCGTCCCGATCTCCCTCCCggtctctgtcgcgaccacggtcTCGATCCCTGTCCCAGCCATGATCATGTTCACAGCCTCGGTCATGGTTACGATCCTGGCCACGGTCATCATGTGCTCGGTCACGGTTATGGCTGCAATCACCACGCCCGCGGTCTCTGTCACGACTGCGGCCATGGTCACGATCCCGTCCGCGTTCATCACGCGTGCGGTCATGGTCACGGTCCCGAGAGCGGTCATCGCGACTGCGGTCCCTGGAAGGGGCAGGGGTGGTCGCCGCTGTGGCATTGGCATCACGCTCAAGCTCGAGGCGGAGCTCGCGGGCGCGATCTGCGTCGTCGGGGCGCGAGAGCGCGCGGTACTTGGAGTTGGACTGCGAGGCGGCGGAGCTAGGGTTATGGGAGGGCGGCGGGAGGATGGCGTGGATGATGGTGAGGAGCGTGCGGACGAAGTAGTCGGGGAGGTCGGCGCCGTTGGCCTTGAGCTTGGCGTCGAAATCGGCGACCGAGGGGGCGTCGCGGCCGAGCTCGGTAATGAACTCAGCCAGTACCTTGTCGCCTACACCGATGTGCGTCTCCAGCTCCGAGCAGACCTTGGAGACGAGCGACAGGTACTCCAACTTTCGGAGCCCATCGTCGCCGGGACCCTCCCCCGCCGCCGGCGCCATGGCTAGTGGGTGGATGTGGAGCTAGGGTTTGCTGGTCGGTCCCGGAACTATAGGGGTTGGATTGGTGAGGTGGGGCGGCTCTTCGGGACTTCCAATCTGGGAAAACCGCCTCGCTGAAGGCTGAGACCCCGAATAGATCCGACGAACGAGAGGAGGCAAGTAAATTTACAGCAGATGCCA from Triticum aestivum cultivar Chinese Spring chromosome 4A, IWGSC CS RefSeq v2.1, whole genome shotgun sequence harbors:
- the LOC123085981 gene encoding probable pre-mRNA-splicing factor ATP-dependent RNA helicase DEAH5, with product MAPAAGEGPGDDGLRKLEYLSLVSKVCSELETHIGVGDKVLAEFITELGRDAPSVADFDAKLKANGADLPDYFVRTLLTIIHAILPPPSHNPSSAASQSNSKYRALSRPDDADRARELRLELERDANATAATTPAPSRDRSRDDRSRDRDHDRTRDERGRDRDHGRSRDRDRGRGDCSHNRDRAHDDRGQDRNHDRGCEHDHGWDRDRDRGRDRDREGDRDGNGRRAQDRLQQRDRDTGKAHGRSRRYVDEEEGQQERAGGRKTENTLTNSSGEPELYQVYRGRVTRVMDTGCFVKLEDVRGGREGLVHVSQMASRRITNAKEVVKRDQEVFVKVVSVKGDKLSLSLRDVDQDTGKDLLPMQRGVEDAPRTNPSVGSAAAAGSGRRLGLSGIVITEEDEVAPISRRPLKRMSSPERWEAKQLIASGVLDVRDYPQFDEDGDGMLYQEEGAEEELEIELNEDEPEFLQGQSRFSIDMSPVKIFKNPEGSLSRAAALQTALIKERREVREQEQRAMLDSIPKDLNRPWEDPMPDTGERHLAQELRGVGLSAYDMPEWKKEAYGKALTFGQRSKLSIQDQRQTLPIYKLKKELIQAVHDNQVLVVIGETGSGKTTQVTQYLAEAGYTTRGKIGCTQPRRVAAMSVAKRVAEEFGCRLGEEVGYAIRFEDCTGPETVIKYMTDGMLLREILVDENLSQYSVVMLDEAHERTIHTDVLFGLLKQLVKRRPDMRLIVTSATLDAEKFSGYFFNCNIFTIPGRTFPVEILYTKQPESDYLDAALITVLQIHLTEPEGDILVFLTGQEEIDHACQCLYERMKGLGKDVPELIILPVYSALPSEMQSKIFEPAPPGKRKVVVATNIAEASLTIDGIYYVIDPGFAKINVYNSKQGLDSLVITPISQASSKQRAGRAGRTGPGKCYRLYTESAYRNEMSPTTIPEIQRINLGSTVLNMKAMGINDLLSFDFMDPPAPQALISAMEQLYSLGALDEEGLLTKLGRKMAEFPLDPPLSKMLLASVDLGCSDEILTIIAMIQTGNIFYRPREKQAQADQKRAKFFQPEGDHLTLLAVYEAWKAKNFSGPWCFENFVQSRSLRRAQDVRKQLLTIMDRYKLDVVAAGKNFMKIRKAITAGFFFHAARKDPQEGYRTLVENQPVYIHPSSALFQRQPDWVIYHELVMTTKEYMREVTVVDPKWLVELAPRFYKGADPTKMSKRKRQERIEPLYDRYHEPNSWRLSKRRA